A window of Caldilineales bacterium contains these coding sequences:
- a CDS encoding energy-coupling factor transporter transmembrane protein EcfT yields the protein MLVNWNYKERDTIVQKLDPRARVLFILCAIVAITLVWDLRLLAIWLVFALGVLRLAKLTWQETRRFWLVVIPVVTAMVLLTALTGRGGEEAYQEQTIVWQARWSLGGWSPSFSSQQLVFALCQFARMISMAALSLIIPFTIHPAQYGITFKGLGLSDKFAAATDLAFRFVPTLGRDFQTVLDAQRARGYEVERLGGGLAQQVRRLAPLVIPITIGAILGAEDIIDAMDLRAFGTQKRTWVTVLVYKYGDYALIAAGVLAIVITAILRWQGMIYFWLPTG from the coding sequence ATGCTCGTCAACTGGAACTACAAGGAACGCGATACCATCGTCCAGAAGCTGGACCCGCGCGCGCGCGTCCTTTTCATCCTCTGCGCCATCGTCGCCATCACCCTGGTGTGGGATCTGCGCTTGCTGGCGATCTGGCTGGTCTTCGCGCTGGGTGTGCTGCGACTGGCAAAGCTGACCTGGCAGGAGACGCGGCGCTTCTGGCTGGTGGTGATCCCGGTTGTCACGGCGATGGTGCTGCTGACGGCGCTGACCGGGCGCGGGGGCGAGGAAGCCTATCAGGAACAGACGATCGTCTGGCAGGCGCGCTGGTCGCTGGGTGGCTGGTCGCCGTCGTTCAGCAGCCAGCAGTTGGTCTTCGCCCTCTGCCAGTTTGCGCGCATGATCAGCATGGCGGCGCTATCGCTGATCATCCCCTTCACCATCCATCCGGCCCAGTACGGCATCACGTTCAAGGGGCTGGGCCTGTCGGACAAATTCGCCGCCGCCACCGACCTGGCCTTTCGCTTCGTCCCCACCCTGGGCCGGGATTTCCAGACCGTGCTGGATGCCCAGCGCGCACGCGGCTACGAGGTGGAGCGGTTGGGCGGAGGGTTGGCGCAGCAGGTGCGGCGGCTGGCGCCCCTGGTCATCCCTATCACCATTGGCGCCATCCTGGGGGCCGAAGACATCATCGATGCCATGGATTTGCGCGCCTTTGGCACGCAGAAGCGCACCTGGGTGACGGTGCTGGTCTACAAGTATGGCGACTACGCCCTCATCGCCGCCGGTGTGCTCGCCATCGTCATCACGGCCATCCTGCGCTGGCAAGGGATGATCTATTTCTGGCTGCCGACGGGATGA